The Bernardetia sp. ABR2-2B DNA window AAAGAAAATTGTATTTTGATACTTGATAAAATGAAAACTGAAAACCTAATTCCTTCAAGAGAAAAACTTGATGAATTACTTTCGTTTTGTCAAGAGATAAGCTTCGAAGAAAGAGAAGTTTATAAAAGGATTATTGATTTTATCAGAATTGTAATGAGAAAAATTTGATAGAGTTTGTTGTTTTGTTTAACTCAATGAAAATGGCAATCTCAAAATACTTTTTTCAAAATAAAGTAGAAGTATTACATTTTAGTATATATTTATTACTTTTGCTAAACACTCAAAATTGCTTAAAATAGAGCTATTAAATACAGACCTCATAATAGGACATTAAACATTTAGAATGAAAAAAGCACTCATTACAGGAATTACAGGACAAGATGGCGCATATATGGCACAACTTCTTCTCAATAAAGGGTATGAAGTTCATGGTATCAAACGTAGAAGTTCACTTTTCAATACTGACCGAATAGACCATCTCTATCAAGACCCACACGTTGATAATTATCGTTTCAAACTTCATTATGGTGACCTTACTGATGCTACAAATTTGATTCGTATTATTCAGGAAGTCCAACCTGACGAAATTTATAATTTGGGAGCAATGTCTCACGTAAAAGTGAGTTTTGATATGCCTGAGTATGTTGCCAATGTTGATGCTTTAGGAACACTTCGTATTTTGGAGGCTGTTCGTATTCTGAATTTGACAGAAAAAACTCGTATTTATCAAGCTTCTACTTCTGAACTTTATGGTTTGGTACAAGAAGTTCCACAATCTGAAAAAACTCCTTTTTATCCTCGCTCTCCCTACGCAGTAGCTAAAATGTATGGCTATTGGATTACTGTAAATTATAGAGAAGCTTATAATATGTATGCTTGTAACGGGATTTTATTCAACCACGAAAGCCCAATCAGAGGAGAAACTTTTGTAACTCGTAAAATTACTCGTGCAACAGCTAGAATTGCTTTAGGATTACAGGACAAGGTTTATTTGGGAAATCTAAATGCAAAACGAGATTGGGGACACGCAAAAGATTATGTAGAAGCTATGCACCTCATTTTGCAACAAGATAAAGCAGAAGATTTCGTTATCGCAACAGGAATCACAACAACAGTAAGAGATTTTTGTAAAATTGCTTTTCAAGAATTAGGAATAGAACTAGAATTTGTAGGCGAAAATGAAGAAGAAAAAGGAATTGTAAAATCTTGCTCAAATCCAGAATATCAAGTAGAAATCGGCACAGAAGTAATTGCTGTTGATTCTCGTTATTTCCGTCCGACAGAAGTAGAGTTACTTATTGGAGATGCAACAAAGGCACAAGAAAAATTAGGTTGGAAACCAAAATATAATCTACAACAACTAGTTACAGATATGATTTTGGCTGATGTAGAATTATTCAAAAAAGATAAATACCTTCAAGAAGGAGGGCATAGAACTATGAATTATTACGAGTGATTAGTGTTTAGTGATTAGTGTTTAATGAAATTTCATTTTAACATTAATCACTAATCGTTAATCATTAATCACTATTTAATATGAAAATATATATTGCAGGACATCGTGGAATGGTCGGTTCGGCTATCAAAAAAGAACTAGAAAAACAAGGTTATTCTAATTTTGTAGAACGCACTTCCAAACAGCTTGACCTTCGAAATCAACAAGCTGTAAACGATTTTTTTGAAGCTGAAAAACCTGACTGGGTATTTTTGGCAGCAGCTAAAGTAGGAGGGATTTTGGCAAACAACACGTATAGAGGCGAGTTTATTTATGATAACTTGATGATGGAAGCTAATATCATCGAAGCTGCAAGAAAAACCAATGTAAAGAAACTAATGTTTTTGGGTTCTTCATGTATTTATCCAAAACTTGCTCCACAACCTCTCAAAGAAGAATATCTTTTGACAGGACTTTTAGAAGCAACTAATGAACCTTATGCTATTGCTAAAATTGCAGGTATAAAACTCTGTGAAGCTTATAGAAGTCAATACGATTGTAATTTTATTTCTGTAATGCCTACTAATCTCTATGGAGAAGGTGATAACTATGACTTAAAAAACTCTCACGTTTTACCTGCCTTAATTAGAAAATTTCATCTAGGAAAGTGCTTAGAGCAAAATAACTGGGACGGAATTAGAAATAATTTACGTCATTTTCTGATAGGTGGAGAAGATATGAGCCAACTTCATAAATCTGAAATTTTAGAAATTCTCAATAAATATGGTATCCGACAATCTAAAGATGGAAATACTATTGAAGTAGAAGTTTGGGGAACAGGCTCTCCTAAAAGAGAATTTCTTCATGCCGATGATTTGGCAGAAGCATGTGTTTATTTGATGCATAATTATGATGACCCAAGTCTTGTAAATATCGGAACTGGTGAAGATTTAAGTATCAAAGATTTGGCTTTGCTTGTAAAGAAAACCGTGAATTTTGAAGGCGAATTAGTTTTTGATACATCAAAACCAGATGGAACGCCTAGAAAATTAATGAGTGTTGATAAGCTAACTTCTTTAGGTTGGAAATACAAAATTTCTTTAGAAGAAGGAATTAAGAAAGTCTATCAAAATGTTTTGGCTGATATAAAAGTATAAATTAATTGATTTTGTCAGAATACAAAAGATGTATTCTGACAAAATTAAATTTAAAATAGTTACTTCCCATTTCTTATTTTTTCTACATTCTTGTTCATTTTACGTCTGACTATTTTTTGAAAGATAAATTTCTTGAAGAAACCTAAGTTTTGTTGATGTTTTTTATAAAACTCATCAGGCGTGTCGAATAAACCAAAATCTTGATTAATTCCTTTCTCTTGAATGTAAGTGTTATTTAAATTCCATTCAATTTCTGGGTTTTCAAAATTATCTGTATAAGCTCCATATCCACAAAAAGTAGTTTTGCAGGTTGCATTTTCCTTTTGTAACTTAGACAAATATTCTTTGTCTAAAATGACTCCTTCCAAAAAATACCAATTATTATTTATGTAGACTTCCACCCAACTATGTAAAATATTTTTTGGTGATAATTGATACCAAATTCCTGTAATTGCTCCTTTTTGTAATGCTTTATCAATCGTAAAACCGTGAATTCTGTTTGGGATTTTACACGCTCTAAGTAAAGCCATAAGTAAAGTCGCCTTTGTATTGCATTGTCCATAACCTTCTTTCAAAATCTGTGTAGCCGAAATATCATCAGCTTTATTGTAGCCAAATTTGATTTCATCACGAACATAGTTATAAATAGATTTGACTTGATTGATAGAGTTCATCTTGAGCCAATTTCTTTCCTTAACTAAACTCTGAATGTTTTTGGCTGAGTAATTTAAAATAGCTGTTTCTTTTAGATAATTTTCTGAAAGGTTTAAAGATTGAGAGGTTTCAATTTCTTTGATGATAGTGTACATAATTTTAGAATTGTAATTTTATAAAAATTGAGAGAACAGAAATAAAATCTATTCTCTTTGTTTATCCTTACAAAATTGCAGTATATTTTGACTCTAAAATTGTATAAACTGGCTAAGTTTTACTTTGCTATTGATTGATTTGAAAATAATTTGAAAAATTTAGGTGTAACACCAAAAGTTTCATTGAAAGTTCGTGTATAATGCGAACTATCCGTAAAACCAAAAGTATGGGCTGTTTCAGTAATTGAATGAGAAGAAAGGTAAGGAAGTGAAAAAATAAGTTTGTTCCAAAGCTGGTATCTTCTAAAATTCAATCTTGTTTTCTCTTTGAATAAATGCAAAAAACGAGTAGAAGAGAGCGCACAAAAATCAGCCATTTGTTCCATTGAAAGGATTTTTTCAAAATTACTATCCATAAAATCAATTGCTTTTTTTATTCTGTCATCTTCCAAATGATTACTATTTTCACAATTGCATTTATATTCCAGTAAACTCTTTTTTATTTCTTTACAAAAATTATCAAATGTAATTTGCTTATCTTCATAGTCTTTCAAAATTTTAAATAAGCTATTTCGTAGATTTTCTGACAAAAAACTAATTTTAGATGCATCATACTTTATATAAAACTGATGTCCTAAACAGCTCAATGGATTTATTAAAATAATAAGCTGTTTTTCTAAATTACTAATTTGATGTTTCACTCTTGAAGGAATAAAAAAATTAGTTTGTTTGTAAGTCTTTCGCTCTGTTTTCAAAATTATCTCATCATGAATCGCCAAACTAATTTGTAGAGCATAATGACGATGCAACTTATTGTCATTCAATTTTCCATAAAAAAGACCAAACTGTTTTTCAAAATAAAATTTATTGTTCATGGTATTACAAAACTACATTTCAATAAAAATACAGTCTGAATAAGCTGTTTTTGTTCCTTTATTCGTATCAAATTCTAGCTTTTTAATATTCTTGAAATCAAAACGCTGTAAGTAATTTTCGATAATTGGCTGAATAAAACTAATTTCTGATTTAAGCTTTTGATTGTCTCCTTCCTTTTCATATAAAATTAAAAATAAACGGTTTTGTAAATGAAACCGTTTTTGTTTCGATTGATTTTCATAAAGCCATTTCAGTAAATCTGTTGGATTTTCTTTAGCAAATTCTATAGTTTGATTGTATTTTTTTGGAAAAACGCTTGTTTTATGATCGAAAGGAATCTCATCAATCCAAAAATCTATAAATTGATGATAAGGATCTGAATGAGGTTTTACATTTGGATACCTACAAAAAATATATTCAATTCCCTTTGCAGACCAGAAATTATACCAGCGATTAAGTGCATAAATACGCAAATCATCAAAATTTGATTCTGTACAAAATTTATCTTTGATTTGATTTTCTAAAGTTTGGAAATGTCTTACTTTGTAAATAAAATTAGTTTGTTTGTCCCAAATATTATTTTGTTTTCTACCCCAATTTTCTATAAATGGATAACATTTTTTGAGTTGAGTTTGCAAACGTTTCAAATGTAATTCCATAGATTATAGATAGTTTTAGTGATTTTGATTTGCAGCTATTTTTTATCAAAAAAAGGTAGATGAAGGCTAAAAGTAGTTTTTTCTCTAGTGGATTCTAATAAAATAACAGAGCCGTGGAGCTTATAAGCTGCCAGTTGAGTAGTATAAAGTTCTGTTCCTGTCGCTTCATCAAGATTAGCTACTTTGTGAAACAAATTAAAAATAAGATGATAATTAGAGGTTGGGATTTCGATACCATTGTAAGTAATGATAATTTCTATATCTGTTGATTTTTGAAAAACTTGCACTTGAATATATGATTTTCTATTCTCTATTGGGTCAATATGTTTAATAGCAAACTCAAATAGATTTTTTATAATTGTCTTGAAAATATCTATATCTGTATAAAAATCAACTTTAGCGATTTCTGTTTCTATATTAAATTCTATTTCGGAATAATTAGATAAAAAACCTAGTGCCTGATATACCTTTTCTGTTACTTCTACAATATCAAAAATTGAAGGTTCAGCTACTTCATTTTTGAGCGTATTTATATACAATAGATTCTCCAAAATATTATTCATTTCAGAAGAAGTCTTTCCTATTCTTTGTAAATATTCTATAGCTACTGGGTCTTTTACCTCTAAGTTTGCAACTTGACACAGTCCTAAAAGCCTCACGATAGGTCCTTTCAAATCATGAGAAGCTCTATAAACAAACTGGTCTAACTCTGAATGTGTTGCTAAAAGCTGTGAATAAGCATTTCTGACATCAGAAGTACGTTGATTTACTTTTCTTTCAAGCTTTTCATTTTGTATAGAAATTAATTTTTTAGCATTTTCTAGCTCTGTCGAATGCTTAATTACCTCTTCATTTATCAGCGATAATTTATTGTGCAACCTATCACTAACCTTTGTCAAAAATTTCATATCAGCTAACATATCAGCATAATCTAAAGCAAGATGTGCATAAAGTGTTTTCCACTCTTCAGCAGTTAATTCTTTGTTGAGAAGTAATTGAGCTTGTTCTGCAATATGTTGTTCTTTTTCAAACATTAAGATAGAATTATTTTTTCAGAATAAATTAAAGTAATCAATTTCTTTAAAAAGATAAACTTTATATAAAAATAGTTGTGTATGATTTTAACCTAAAAACACAAAAAATAGTTTTATTATTCTGAATACTTATTTACTTATTGATATTTATAATAAGATTCTACCTCATAGCATCAGCAGCTTCGGTAGTTGCTCCACGCCAAGCAGGAAAAAGAGTCGCAGCCAGATAAGGTACAACAGAAAGCGAAAAAACACTCAATACATCTCCCAAGCTAACAAAAGGCTGTAGGTCATAAGCAGGATAAAGCACCGACCAACCTACCAAAAAAGGCTTCAAAATAGGGGAGTTAAAAATAAAAACATGAATATAAGCCAAAGTAACTCCTACTAAAGTAGCTGTAATTGATAGAATTGCGCCTTCAGTAAGTTTTAAAAATAAAACGTCATTTATTTGCCAACCAATAGCCTTCAAAATACCTAATTCTTTTTTTTCATTACTACTCAACCCTGATGCTCTTTCCCACATCAAGAGTAAAAAAGCTAGAACAGAAAGCAATGAGCCATAAATAAAAATTCCTCCTCGCCAACTAAAAAGCGTTTGATAAGTAGAAGAGAGTTGAGCTAATGTAACGACACGCAAAGATGGAAAACGAGCATCTATTTTTTTTCCAATATTTTCTATTTCCTCTGGATTATAAATTTCAACGGCAATATCTGTACAAGTAGAGTCTTGCAAACCAATTATTTTTTGAACTTCCTTGATAGGTAAAATAATCAAATCTTTAGTCAGTAAATCTGATTTTGCATCAAAACTTCCTACAATTTCATAACTTACTTTTTTTCTATTGGCATCGTTTAGAGAAAGAAAATCTCCTAATTGTAAATTTCTTGTTTCTAAAATCCCTGTTCCTACCAAAACCCCATTCTTACTATTATCTTTTTTATTATAATCTTCCTTAAACTCTAAAAAACCTATTTCTTCATTTGGAAAATCACTTCCCATAACTGTCAGAACTGCTCCCGTTGCATCATCAAAAAAATACCCCCAATAACGTGGAAAAACTTTTTTTACTCCTCTAATTTTTGAAATAGAATCTTGTAGGGATACTGACATCGGAACAAGCCTACCTCCCTGCAATTGCTGAACCCATAGAGGAGGTAAATCTTGTAAAGTTTGTGTGGTTTCGGTTTTCAGACTACTTGTAAAAAAAACTACCGATGCATAAAAACCTACTACTAGTGCATAGATTATAATTAAGGCAACTTGTTTTTTCCAACTTCGAAGCAAAGAAAGAACAGCATAATTTAGGATATTCATTTTTTATAGGAATTGGGGATTAGGAATTAGAAATTGGGATATGGAAATTAGAAAATACAATAACAGATAATGAGTTTTTTTTCTATTCTCCAGTTCCCAATCCCCAGTACCTAAGTTACTTTTGTTGTTTCAAAATTACTGCTGCTTGTTGTTCGCTTACCCAACCTACAATTTTACGAATAATTTTACCTTCTTCATCTATGAAAAAATTGGTTGGAAGCTCTTCTACTTTATACAAGTCTGAAACTTTACCTTCTTCATCAATAAGCATTGGAAAAGTAGCTCCAAATTGCTCTTTAAACTTTTCAGAGGCTTCTTTTGGTTGCTTTACATTGATTGCCAAAATTTCTAATCCTTCTTTTTGAAGCTTCTCATAATAATCTTGTGTTTCAGGAAACTCTTGCTTACAAGTAGGACACCAATCAGCCCAAAAATAAAGCATCACTATTTTACCTTTTTGAGTATGTTTTGCAATAGTTTGCTGGTTTCCTTCTACATCAGTTGTTTCAAAAACGGGTGCTGGTTCTCCTTTATCAAAAGGAGTTTTTTCTGCACAGGAAAACAATAATGTAGAGAGAAATAAAAATATAAATAGTTTGTTCATTTTTTGTTGATTTAATGCAGCTGAATAATTACTTTCTGACAGTTTGGAAGCCGTCAACTATTTTGCACAAAGTTAGGTTTAAATACGTTTTAGACAAAAAATAAACCCTAAAACGATTTTGTTTTAAGGTCTATTTAGAGTTTTTATAATTTATCAGAGATTAATTTTGATTCTTACCTTCTTGCTTTTCATCTTTACCATTATTATTTTTCTCATTAAGGGTCAAGACTTCATCAAGTTTTTCTCCTCCACGTATTCCAAAATCCAATGTACGAATAGGGAATGGAATCATAATATCATTGGCATCAAAGGCTTCTTTTATTGCCGTTGCAATTTCTGTTTCAGCAATTTTATATGAATTCTCATCACTTTTATCAATAAAACAACGAGCTACAAAATTTATAGAGCTATCGCCAAAACCATCAAAATCAATTCTGACATCAGCGTGAGAAGTGCTTACTTCTTTTACAGATTTAACAGTATCATATAATAGTTTTCTTACTTCTTTCATATTATCGCCATACGAAACGCCTACTGCAAGGTTTATTCTTCTGTATTTTGTTTCATTGTAATTAATCAAGGCATTTTGAAATACTTCCTTTGAGGGAATAATAATATAACGACCATCAAAATCCTCAATATCAATCGCTCTCAAACCAATTCTTTTAACGATACCTTTATAGTCATTCGTTTCTACCAAATCTCCAACACGTAAAGGTTTTTGTATTGTAATAAACACACCCGAAACAAAGTTGGTTGCCAAATCTTGAAAAGCAAAACTTAGGGCAAGACCAATCACACCAGCACCAGCTAAGAGTGAAGTAACTGTTTTGTCAAGATTAAGTACACCTAATGCAAAAAAACCTCCCAACAACACAATAACTGTAAAAACA harbors:
- the gmd gene encoding GDP-mannose 4,6-dehydratase, with the translated sequence MKKALITGITGQDGAYMAQLLLNKGYEVHGIKRRSSLFNTDRIDHLYQDPHVDNYRFKLHYGDLTDATNLIRIIQEVQPDEIYNLGAMSHVKVSFDMPEYVANVDALGTLRILEAVRILNLTEKTRIYQASTSELYGLVQEVPQSEKTPFYPRSPYAVAKMYGYWITVNYREAYNMYACNGILFNHESPIRGETFVTRKITRATARIALGLQDKVYLGNLNAKRDWGHAKDYVEAMHLILQQDKAEDFVIATGITTTVRDFCKIAFQELGIELEFVGENEEEKGIVKSCSNPEYQVEIGTEVIAVDSRYFRPTEVELLIGDATKAQEKLGWKPKYNLQQLVTDMILADVELFKKDKYLQEGGHRTMNYYE
- a CDS encoding GDP-L-fucose synthase; translation: MKIYIAGHRGMVGSAIKKELEKQGYSNFVERTSKQLDLRNQQAVNDFFEAEKPDWVFLAAAKVGGILANNTYRGEFIYDNLMMEANIIEAARKTNVKKLMFLGSSCIYPKLAPQPLKEEYLLTGLLEATNEPYAIAKIAGIKLCEAYRSQYDCNFISVMPTNLYGEGDNYDLKNSHVLPALIRKFHLGKCLEQNNWDGIRNNLRHFLIGGEDMSQLHKSEILEILNKYGIRQSKDGNTIEVEVWGTGSPKREFLHADDLAEACVYLMHNYDDPSLVNIGTGEDLSIKDLALLVKKTVNFEGELVFDTSKPDGTPRKLMSVDKLTSLGWKYKISLEEGIKKVYQNVLADIKV
- a CDS encoding transglutaminase-like domain-containing protein, which codes for MYTIIKEIETSQSLNLSENYLKETAILNYSAKNIQSLVKERNWLKMNSINQVKSIYNYVRDEIKFGYNKADDISATQILKEGYGQCNTKATLLMALLRACKIPNRIHGFTIDKALQKGAITGIWYQLSPKNILHSWVEVYINNNWYFLEGVILDKEYLSKLQKENATCKTTFCGYGAYTDNFENPEIEWNLNNTYIQEKGINQDFGLFDTPDEFYKKHQQNLGFFKKFIFQKIVRRKMNKNVEKIRNGK
- a CDS encoding AraC family transcriptional regulator, coding for MNNKFYFEKQFGLFYGKLNDNKLHRHYALQISLAIHDEIILKTERKTYKQTNFFIPSRVKHQISNLEKQLIILINPLSCLGHQFYIKYDASKISFLSENLRNSLFKILKDYEDKQITFDNFCKEIKKSLLEYKCNCENSNHLEDDRIKKAIDFMDSNFEKILSMEQMADFCALSSTRFLHLFKEKTRLNFRRYQLWNKLIFSLPYLSSHSITETAHTFGFTDSSHYTRTFNETFGVTPKFFKLFSNQSIAK
- a CDS encoding HAMP domain-containing sensor histidine kinase produces the protein MFEKEQHIAEQAQLLLNKELTAEEWKTLYAHLALDYADMLADMKFLTKVSDRLHNKLSLINEEVIKHSTELENAKKLISIQNEKLERKVNQRTSDVRNAYSQLLATHSELDQFVYRASHDLKGPIVRLLGLCQVANLEVKDPVAIEYLQRIGKTSSEMNNILENLLYINTLKNEVAEPSIFDIVEVTEKVYQALGFLSNYSEIEFNIETEIAKVDFYTDIDIFKTIIKNLFEFAIKHIDPIENRKSYIQVQVFQKSTDIEIIITYNGIEIPTSNYHLIFNLFHKVANLDEATGTELYTTQLAAYKLHGSVILLESTREKTTFSLHLPFFDKK
- a CDS encoding FtsX-like permease family protein, which gives rise to MNILNYAVLSLLRSWKKQVALIIIYALVVGFYASVVFFTSSLKTETTQTLQDLPPLWVQQLQGGRLVPMSVSLQDSISKIRGVKKVFPRYWGYFFDDATGAVLTVMGSDFPNEEIGFLEFKEDYNKKDNSKNGVLVGTGILETRNLQLGDFLSLNDANRKKVSYEIVGSFDAKSDLLTKDLIILPIKEVQKIIGLQDSTCTDIAVEIYNPEEIENIGKKIDARFPSLRVVTLAQLSSTYQTLFSWRGGIFIYGSLLSVLAFLLLMWERASGLSSNEKKELGILKAIGWQINDVLFLKLTEGAILSITATLVGVTLAYIHVFIFNSPILKPFLVGWSVLYPAYDLQPFVSLGDVLSVFSLSVVPYLAATLFPAWRGATTEAADAMR
- a CDS encoding redoxin domain-containing protein, coding for MNKLFIFLFLSTLLFSCAEKTPFDKGEPAPVFETTDVEGNQQTIAKHTQKGKIVMLYFWADWCPTCKQEFPETQDYYEKLQKEGLEILAINVKQPKEASEKFKEQFGATFPMLIDEEGKVSDLYKVEELPTNFFIDEEGKIIRKIVGWVSEQQAAVILKQQK
- a CDS encoding mechanosensitive ion channel, coding for MLLQFLLQAQQVQDSTNITDAANQHIDLFKNAYDNLVEKLITWFKLLVATLPNFVLAILVLVVFYFLAKGAKSLINKTLVKWVDHKNILDLASQIVFTVIVLLGGFFALGVLNLDKTVTSLLAGAGVIGLALSFAFQDLATNFVSGVFITIQKPLRVGDLVETNDYKGIVKRIGLRAIDIEDFDGRYIIIPSKEVFQNALINYNETKYRRINLAVGVSYGDNMKEVRKLLYDTVKSVKEVSTSHADVRIDFDGFGDSSINFVARCFIDKSDENSYKIAETEIATAIKEAFDANDIMIPFPIRTLDFGIRGGEKLDEVLTLNEKNNNGKDEKQEGKNQN